AGTAACCAGGCTCCATGTTGAAGACAAAAACCGTCTCAGCGGCATCTTCGATTCGTCCGCTTAACCGGAATGAAAACTCCCCCTTGACAACCGTTTGGATCCTGAAATTTGCGGCAGTGAACTGTAATAAAAGATCATCCTTCGGAGAGAATAAGGAATCATTCAGGAGCGAATCGGCAAACCCACTCATCAGATTTAACACCCTCTCTCCGACAACGGGTTTGGTCCGACAGGGAAAAGCATCTTCTGAAAAGAAAATAGTACCCTCAAAAGAGAACCTCCCTGCGAATCGCTGTGCTGTCCGGTGGTAGAACAGTAGCTCTAGCTGCGTGCCTACTGTATTGAGCACCCAATAACCCTGCACGTCGCCTCGAGGATCCACCAAGGTATTCCGGTTGGCAACTCCGTCCCGGGAGCAGCAGACCATCCAGGGCGTATCGTCCGACAGAAAACGTAATTTTCCCTTTAGGGTCACATTTAGATTTTGCAGGATAAGTTGAGCATTTCTCTCGTCAAAATCAAATTTCCACACAGCAGAAAGTGTATCTTTTTCTTTCTCGATAATCCCTTGTCCTTCGGAATTATTTGGTGTGTCGGGAAAGCGAGAGGTAAAACTTGTTAATCCATTTGCGGATGTTAGTGCGACACCGCTAATTGCAACTTTTTTTAAAAAATCTCTCCGTTCAATCATGGGTTGCAGATGTAGTTAAATAATTTACTGCATAACGTTAAAGCGTTAATTCCTGAAGCAGTTGCAGGGTATCTCCGGTATCTTGCAGTTCGAATATCCGGGCACGTTCCTGGCCTCTCGGTGAGTTGGGACGGTGAAAAGTCATGCATAGACGGCCTTCGAAAGTGCGGAATATCATGCCGTGTCCGCCGTTTTGCGTGAACAGTGGCTTCTCTTGTTGTACCCATGGCCCGTGTATTTTTCCGGTTACCGACTCCGCTATTCCAATGGCATATTCACCGTTCATAAAGCTGGACCATATCATCAGTAATTTACCTGTTTTGGTGCGGTAAAGAAAACATCCGTCGGTAACGTACGATTTTACGGAAATGTTGTCGTGTGAGGATCCTGTGGACCAACCGGCTGCCGAAGCGTGAAACAAGGTCAGCGGGTCTCCTGCGGGAGCGGAAAGGTCTGCAGACAGTTCCACCAATACCATGGTACCGTCGATCACCTGCACCCATTCGTGGCAATAAATCATATAGGGGCGTCCCTCCTCAACCCATAATGTTCCATCAAGCGCCATTTGGTCCATAGGTGTATGAGGTACTTTTGCGTAAGGGAGGAAAGGCCCATCAGGATGGTCGGAAACAAAGATTTGTGTTCCCCGGAAAAGGTATTTAGGCCATCCTTGC
This portion of the Petrimonas sulfuriphila genome encodes:
- a CDS encoding family 43 glycosylhydrolase, producing MDLKNQSLTLFFIIVINALPLCGQTVKKLSEIPIRDPYIMPDKKSGYYYMYKSASVNTSGKVMGGVEAYKSRDLKNWEGPVQVFTVPDDNWITGAVWAPEVHTYNGKYYLFATLNSNIQWKKEQQGWPKYLFRGTQIFVSDHPDGPFLPYAKVPHTPMDQMALDGTLWVEEGRPYMIYCHEWVQVIDGTMVLVELSADLSAPAGDPLTLFHASAAGWSTGSSHDNISVKSYVTDGCFLYRTKTGKLLMIWSSFMNGEYAIGIAESVTGKIHGPWVQQEKPLFTQNGGHGMIFRTFEGRLCMTFHRPNSPRGQERARIFELQDTGDTLQLLQELTL